The Macaca nemestrina isolate mMacNem1 chromosome 8, mMacNem.hap1, whole genome shotgun sequence genome contains the following window.
GGTGCCTACAACCCCTTTCTgagatcttttattttatttttattttttagttttagaaaattttaaatcacaCACAAGGAACAACATTCAAAAGGCAGAAGAAGTAATGAGCTCTCATTTCTACCCCCAGGCCTTCAATTCTGACCCAGGAATCCATCACTATTAACAGTTATTCATAGTATTCTGCACTTTGCTTTTATTACCTGTATCATGGGCACTTTGTATATCTAAGCACATGGAATGCTGTTATAATTTTTAAGAGCCTTATACTATCCCAGGGTTTGTATATGCcatcacttatttttttctattgataaaACACGATAAAATTAGTACAATTTGGTTATTCTTAAACTTTTGCAGTAATAAGTAAAGTTACAGTGATTATCTTGTATATATGTCCTCTTACCCATATGGATAAACttatagaaatagaattgctgTGTCAAAGAATGCATCTTAAGCCAgtatggtggcacttgcctgtagttctagctatttgagaggctgaggtgggaggatcatcagagaccaggagttcaataccagcctgacaatatagtgagacctttttctcttaaaaacagaaaaaaagactgtatcttacccattttaaaggTATTACTATGTGTTTCTATAATATTACCACATTTGATAAACATCCTTTGGTGCTCAGTAGGCCCTTGGAGAGCCTCTACATTTGAAttcctcatttaatttttttttcaaatttgtttattcttaatggaaaaataatttttgtgtatatttgcaGGGTATGATGTGATGTTTGGATTGATAATCACATGGCAGAAACACTTCGGCTAATTAAGATAGCCAACACCTCACcaacttaattttttaaggaGAATTACAAATCGAGTCCTTTAGCAGTTTGAAAGATACAATACATTACTATTAACTGTAGTCGCCTTGCAGTGCCATAGAACACTAAGACTCTCcagcataactgaaactttgtactcttCGCTCAACATCTTCTCTTTTCCTATCCCTCCCTCTCACCCACCTCCAGCTTCTGATAACCACCTTTGTACTCTAGTTCCATAACATCGACATTTTTAACATTCCATATACAAGTGatatcatatagtatttgtctttctgtgcctagcttatttcatttagcacatTGTCctctggttccatccatgttgtcatgaatgaagaatttccttctttgagacagagtctcgctctgtcacccaggctggagtgcagtggcaggatcccggctgattgtaacctctgcctcccgggttcatgccattctcctgcctcaacctcccgagtagctgggactacaggcacccgccaccacgcccgactaatattttgtatctttagtagagacgaggtttcaccatgttagccaggatggtctcgacctcctgacctcgtgatccgcccgcctttgcctcccaaagtgctgggattacaggcgtgagccaccacgtgcggccaatttccttctttttctaagtCTGTATGGTATACTATCTTGCatatacaccatattttctttattcattcatccactgatgaacattaggctgattccatatgttacttattttgaataatgctgaaatgGACATGGGAGTGTAGATTCTTCTTGATAtggtgatttctttctttttttttttttttttctttttttttgagacagagtcttgctttgtcccctacgctggagtgaggtggtgcaagctggctcactacaagctccgcctccggagttcacccattctcctgtctcagcctcctgagtacctgggactacaggtctgcaccaccacgcctggctaatttgtttgtatttttagtagagatggggtttcaccatgttagccaggatgatcgtgatctcctgaacttgtgatccacctgcctcagcctcccaaagtgctgggattataggtgtgagccaccgcacccggccaatatagtgatttcaatttctttggagaaatacccAGAagcgggattgctgggtcatatggtaattctgtgtttagtGCTTTGAGGAACCCCCATACTCTTCTTCAaaatggctgtactagtttacatttccaccaatggCACACAAAGGTCCCCCTTTTTTttatatcctcaccaacacataTTATTTGTCTATTTGTTAGATGATTCTAACAGATGATTACctctttgtgattttaatttgcattttcctgataattagtgatgttgagtatatTTTCCATATATCTGCAGGCCAGGTTTATTGCCCATATTTAAATTGAGATGTTTGTCTTCTTCTTATTGAGtagtttgaattccttatatatttgggATATTAGCCCCTCATCAGATGTATGGTTTACAGATACTTTCTCCTAGTCCATGGgtcatctcttcactttgtttcctttctgtgcAGAAGTTTTGTAGTTGATGTAACctcctttgtctatttttgcttttgttgtatttgcttttggagTCCTGTGGTAGAAATAATTGCCCAGAGAAATGTCATAAGATTTccccccatgttttcttctagtagattTACAATTTCGGGTCTTTTATgcaagtctttgatccattttgagttgatttttgggTATAGTGGGGGATAAgtgtccaatttcattcttctgcttgtggatatctagttttccttACAccttttattgaagagactgtccttgcCCCATGGTGTGTTCTTGGCgtctttgttgaagatcaaataaTCATAAGTACTTGGGTTTAGTTTTGggctttctcctcctttcctttggTTATTGTGTCTGCTTTTACACcagaccatgctgttttgcttacaaTAACtttatgatacattttaaaatcagagagCATGATACCtctatctttgttatttttgctcaagattgctttggctattcggtgtcatttctgatttcataccaattttagtgtttttttaatttctgtgaaaaattGCATTGGAATTTTGATGAGGATCTacagatcactttgggtagtacagacattttaataatattaattcttccaatccatgaactcaagatatctttccatttatttgtgtcttcttcagttttattcatcaatatttatagtttttgctgtacagatctttcacttttttggttaaatttacttctaagaattttatttttgagtgttATTATAAGTGAGATTGTGTGGGCTTCTAAACCTTTGTGCCAGTCCAAACTCCTGTCTTAATTCTTAGTGACTCCTACAAAATTAGAGAGTGTCAAGTCATGCTATTGCcttgagagagtgagagagaagccAGACCCTTAGAGTACAGTGGAGAGGCTGGGGTGTTTGACATgggtttccattttttctttctttgcagagAAACTAACAGAGTGTATCTCCCACTTATTCTGCCTTATGAAAATGAGAGGATCTGTATCAGATCTGTAATATCTGTGATAGTTATTTGAATTCGTGAATTAACAGGGAGACTGGGAGGGACTAATTTCCTGCTCGCTCATTAATTTTGGGTTAAGAGAAGGATGAAGAGAGACTGAAGATACCAATTTCCCCAATTAATAAGGACTCTGGGTGATCAAACACATGACAGAATTCATGGAGAAAGGTTAGAACCggaataaaaatattccaaattgtTTCTTTAGTCATTGCTAGAGATTCAGAGAGACAATGCCAGAGAGATGTAGGCTAGGAAGCAATCATGGAATGCTATCTGCAAACTCAGCAACGTCCAGTGAGAAATAGAGCAGCAGTACAGATGGTTTAAAACCTGGTGCTAAATGGCCACCAGGGTAAAACAAGGGCCATGAAAGCTGGAATGACCGATGCAGGAAATTAGTCCCTCCCAGTCTCGCTGTTAATTCACGAATTCAAATAAATAGTATAGATATTACAGATCTGATTGAGATCCTCTCATTTTCATAAGGTAGAATAAGTGGGAGATACACTCTGTTAGTTTctctgcaaagaaagaaaaaacggaaacacaggcgggtggatcacgaggtcaggaggtcgagaccatcctggctaacatggtgaaactccgtctctactaaagatacaaaaaattagccgggcgtggtggcggatgcctgtagtcccagctactcgggaggttgaggcaggagaatggcgtgaacccgggaggcagaggttacaatcagctgggatcctgccactgcactccagcctgggcgacagagcgagactctgtctcaaagaaggaAATTCTTCATTCATGACAACATGGTTGGAAGCAGAGGACAatttgctaaatgaaataaactaggcacagaaagataaatactataTGATATCACTTGTATATGGAATGTTAAAATGTCGATGTTATGGAACTGGAGTACAAAGGTGGTTATCAGAAGCTGGAGGTGGGTGAGAGGGAGGGATAGGAAAAGAGAAGATGTTGAGCGaagagtacaaagtttcagttatgctgGAGAGTCTTAGTGATCTATGACACTGCAAGGTGACCACAGTTAATAGTAATgtattgcatcttttttttttttttactttctcttttttttttaatttttttattttttttccttttttaaaatttattattattattatactttaagttctagggtactgtgcataacgtgcaggtttgttacatatgtatacttgtgccatgttggtgtgctgcacccatcaactcgtcagcacccatcaactcgtcatttacatcaggtttaactcccaatgcaatccctccccactaccccctccccatgataggccccggtgtgtgatgttccccttcccgagtccaagtgatctcattgttcagttcccaccttgagtgagaacatacggtgcttggttttctgttcttgtgatagtttgctgagaatgatggtttccagctgcatccatgtccctacaaaggacacaaactcatccttttttatggctgcatagtattccatggtgtatatgtgccacattttcttaatccagtctgtcactgatggacatttgggttgattccaagtctttgctactgtgaatagtgccgcaataaacatacgtgtgcatgtgtctttatagcagcatgatttataatcctttgggtatatatccagtaatgggatgcctgggtcatatggtacatctagttctagatccttgaggaatcaccaaactgttttccataatggttgaactagtttacaatcccaccaacagtgtaaaagtgttcctatttctccacatcctctccagcacttgttgtctcctgactttttaatgattgtcattctaactggtgtgagatggtatctcattgtggttttcatttgcatttctctgatggccagtgatgatgagcattttttcatgtgtctgttggctgtatgaatgtcttcttttgagaaatgtctgttcatatcctttgataCAGTATCAGCGATTGTATTGTATCTTTCAAACTGCTAAAGGACTCGATTTGTAATTCtccttaaaaaattaagttgGTGAGGTGTTGGCTATCTTAATTAGCTGAAGTGTTTCTGCCATGTGATTATCAATCCAAACATCACATCATACCCtgcaaatatacacaaaaattatttttccattaagaataaacaaatttagaaaaaaattaaatgaggaaTTGAAATGTAAAGGCTCTCCAAGGGCCTACTGAGCACCAAAGGATGTGTATCAAATATAGTAATATTATAGAAACACATAGTAATATCTTAAAAATGTGTAAGATAtagtctctttttgtttttaagagaaaggggcctcactatgttgtcaggctggtattgaactcctggtctccgatgatcctcccacctcagcctctcaaatagctagaactacaggcaagtgccaccatacTGGCTTAAGATGCATTCTTTGACAcagcaattctatttctataaGTTTATCCATATGGGTAAGAGGACATATATACAAGATAATCACTGTAACTTTACTTATTACTGCAAAAGTTTAAGAATAACCAAATTGTACTAATTTTATCGTGTtttatcaatagaaaaaaataagtgatgGCATATACAAACCCTGGGATAGTATAAGGCTCTTAAAAATTATAACAGCATTCCATGTGTTTAGATATACAAAGTGCCCATGATACAGGTAATAAAAGCAAAGTGCAGAATACTATGAATAACTGTTAATAGTGATGGATTCCTGGGTCAGAATTGAAGGCCTGGGGGTAGAAATGAGAGCTCATTACTTCTTCTGCCTTTTGAATGTTGTTCCTTGtgtatgatttaaaattttctaaaactaaaaaataaaaataaaataaaagatctcAGAAAGGGGTTGTAGGCACCTAAATTACTTTGATATTCCTCAAAGTGGAGACAAGTACCTGCTACACACTGTATATGGTGCATTCAGATCACACCAACTTCTTGAACTAAATCTGAATTTTGATTTTAATCTGATAAACTTGGCCTACTATTCTACTGAACTCATTTCCCCTATAGCTGATAAGGTCATTGTCCTGTCCACACTGGCCCCGGCAGGAGACTACTCACCTCGAGATCTCAAAAGCCTCCTACATGAGGCTAATAATATCCCTGAATCCTGCAATGCATTAACTCTCTACTCCGCTGGGACCCAGATCTGACCCCAGAGAGTCATCCAGAGAGTACCAGGGACCATCTTCGGAAAACAAGAGGCATTTGATCCCCAAATTTATTGAATGAAAGCactgttgtttttcttctctgaatatataaaagtaaatactCAAGCAGATGGGAAACAGGACAGGAGAGTTATGTCCTTATCATCATTAACAGCTTGGATCAAGAAGAGGCATTAAGCATACAGACTCACTCTGTGATGAAAGCCGGGAGAAAGAGGAGCATCAAAGGGATCTTGAGGGCGAAGGCAGCCCCTTCCCCTCCCAATCACATGCCCACCTCgtctcactgcagcttctgtctCAGGCCTTCTCCCAGCAGAGCTATAAATCCAGGCTCACTCCTCACTCTCCACACATCCACacctgctctccctcctccaggtGACCCCAGCCATGAGGACCCTCGCCATCCTTGCTGCCATTCTCCTGTTCTCCCTGCAGGCCCAGGCTGAGTCACTCCAGGAAAGAGCTGATGAGGCTGCAAcccaggagcagcctggggaagaCGACCAGGACCTTGCTGTCTCCTTTGAAGAAAATGGACTCTCTACTCTTAGAGCTTCAGGTAGGAGACATCAATCTTGCAGATCTGCAAAATCTAGAACAAAAGGATTGGAGACAGGCTCTGGCATCAAGTGTGGAAAAGTCTACCTCCCTTGAGTGACTTTACTTCATCTTCCTGgaccttgattttctcatctctaaattaATCAGTGAGAACCGAACACAtctaaaagattttctttcttctaagcCTTTTAGTTTCAagatatttctgtgaaatttgcTACTTTTAAGATAGAAAGAGCTATACTGACCACATATTTGTAGGTCTGAATGGGTAGACTTAGTTATAGAGAGAATATTTTACTTTGTCCATTGGTAAAGCTTTTAGAACCTAGAGAGGAACCTATGGGTGTGTTTCAATGTAGGCTAAAGGGCTTGATTAAATCTTTCTACAATATGTACTTAGATCCAAATATCATATTGTGtctcatacatatacacaattattatttgtcaattaaaataagtacataagtaaaatgttaaaaaaaaaaagggggggggagagagaaTGAAGAATTTGAATTTGGAAGGTCTTCAAAGACTCCTTGAGCACCAAAGTACTTGAGTCCATGACGTGAGCATGCACAATGCAGCATCTCAGAAACGGATACAGGTGCATTAGGGAGCCTTGTTAGGACATGCAGGTCATACATGGAGGTCAAGATTAGGGGTATGGATTAAGCAGAATGAAGAGTAGGTAACCCTGGGGTTGAGAGGTATATTGTTTTACCAGGGAGCAGGTAATAAACATGTCCTGGATAGACTCAGATGGGGAAAGAACTATGATCTTGCATGACTAACACATAGCTAGTACGATTTCTTGTCATTTACGACAAAGACATGAATTTTCTCCATCCTAACGAGAGTGATTCAGTGTCTCTTGTTTAGACTATCTCAGTTAGTCTGGCTCTCCCTGTCcttttccccacctccctccctgtgCCTGACCCTCTCTTCTTTCCACAGGTTCTCAGGCGAG
Protein-coding sequences here:
- the LOC139355941 gene encoding neutrophil defensin 6-like, encoding MRTLAILAAILLFSLQAQAESLQERADEAATQEQPGEDDQDLAVSFEENGLSTLRASGSQARRTCYCRTGRCYTPEFYSGKCKFNGLTYKLCCR